The genomic stretch CGTGCTTCGGGCACTCGATGCAGTCGTCGTCGATCTCGCCCAGCGACAGCGATGCTTCCTCGTGCGAGCAAGTGTCGGCGAGCGCGTAGAACGTGCCTTCGAGGTTGACGACGGCGATCGGCAGACCATCAACCTCTACCCGGGTGACCTCTCCCGGCGGCAACTCGCCGGTCGCGCACACGCGCACCCGCGTCACGGCGAATCCTCCAGCGCGAGTTCGTCTTCCACCGCGCGCTCCAAGGCGGTTCGCATCTCGGGAACACTCACGCGATCGAGCACTTCCTGGAAGAACCCCTTGACGTACAGTCGCTCTGCGTCGGCGGCACTCAGGCCGCGCGACTGCAGGTAGAAGAGCACCTCGTCATCGGGCCGACCGACCGAGACCGCGTGCGAACAACGCACGTCGTTGGTCTCGATCTCCAAGAACGGCTTCGGATCCGCGATCGCACCGTCGGAGAGCAACAGGTTCCGGTTGGTCTGCTGCGCGTCGGACTTCTGCGCGCCCTTGGTGATGTGCACCAAGCCCGAGTACACAGCGTGCGAACTGCCCTTGAGGGCGCCCTTGTAGTACAACTCGCTGGTGGTGTCGGGCGCGCGGTGAGCCTGCAGCGACCGGTTGTCGATGTGCTGCTCGTGGTCGCCGAAGTACACGCCGAGCATCTCCGAATGCGCGCCGCGACCGTCCAGCAAACTCTCGACCAACGAGCGCGACATCCGGCCGCCGAGCGTAACCGCCAGCGATCGCACCGACGCATCGCGATCGATGACCGCGCGCTGCACGTGGAAATGCCACACCGACTGCGCCAGGTCTTGCACCGCCAAGTAAGACACGTTCGCGCTCGGTGCCGCGTAGATCTCGACGGCCGAGGCGTTCACCGACGGGTCTTTGAGCGCAGCCGACGTGTACACGTCGATGTAGGTAATCGAAGAGGATTCCTCGGCGACCACGACGACGCGCGGGCACACCAACACGCCCTCGCGCGAGAGCCAGTGCAGCGTCTGGATCGGGAACGCAACCTCGACGCCGGCCGGTACGTAGACGAACACCCCGTCGCCGCGAAACGCGGAGTTCAGCGCGACGATCTTGGCTTCGTGGCCGCTGACGCCGCAGCGTCCGAGCCACGCCTTGACCAGTTCTTCGTGCTCGGTTGCGGCGCGCGCCAGCGAGGTGAAGATCACGCCGCGCGCAGCAAGCGAAGGGTCCAGAGACTGATGCACCGCGACCGCGTCTACGTGAACCGCGAGTCCGGCGCGATCGCCGACGACGCCGAGTGCATCTTGCGCTTGGGCCGGAACCGCATCGAGACCACCGACCGCAGTCGGAGCCGCAACCTCAGTTGTGAGCGAGGTGAAGTCCAGGCCGCTCAAGTCGGTGTGGCGCCACTCCTCCTCGGTGCCGTCCGGCCAAGGCAGCGAAGAGAACAGAGAAAACGCAGCAGACCGGACTTCGGCGAGCCACGCGGGATCGCCCGTACGCGCGGCCAGGCGCGCAGATGCCTCAGATGTAAACGGATCGCTCATGATGTTCGCTGCGGCCGGCGGACTAGCCAACCGAGCCTTCCATCTGCATTTGGATCAACCGGGTCAACTCGACAGCGTACTCCATGGGCAATTCCTTGGTGATCGGCTCGATGAAGCCGTTCACGATCATCCCCATGGCCTCCGTCTCGTTGATTCCGCGGCTCATCAAGTAGAAGAGCTGCTCCTCGCCGACCTTGGACACCGTCGCCTCGTGGCCGATCGACGCCGTGCGATTGGCGATCTCCATGTACGGGTAGGTGTCCGAGCGCGAATCCTCATCAAGGATCAGCGCGTCGCAGCGCACGAAGGTCTTGACGTCGTCCGCCTCGGAATCCACCTTCACCAGTCCTCGATAGCCGGTGCGACCGCCGTAGGCGGAAACCGACTTCGAAATAATCTGTCCGGAGGTGTTCGACGCGGCGTGAACGATCTTTCCGCCGGCGTCTTGGTGCTGTCCGGCGCCAGCAAACGCGACCGAGAGAACCTCTCCGCGCGCGCCGTCGCCGACCAAGTAGATCGACGGGTACTTCATGGTGATCTTCGAGCCGATGTTTCCGTCCACCCACTCCATGACCGCGTTCTCGTGCGCAACCGCGCGCTTGGTCACCAAGTTGTAGACGTTGTTCGACCAGTTCTGAATCGTCGTGTAACGGCAGCGCGCGTTCTTGTTTACGACGATCTCGACCACGGCCGAGTGAAGCGAGTCACTGGAGTAGATCGGCGCCGAGCACCCTTCGACGTAGTGAACGTAAGCGCCCTCATCGACGATGATCAGCGTCCGTTCGAACTGGCCCATGTTCTCTTTGTTGATGCGGAAGTAGGCCTGCAGCGGGATCTCGACGCTGACGCCGGGCGGAACATAGATGAACGATCCACCCGACCACACGGCGGTGTTCAACGCTGCGAACTTGTTGTCGTTCGGCGGGATGATCTTGCCGAAGTAGCGGCGCACGATGTCGGGGTGCTCGCGAAGACCGGTGTCCATGTCCGAGAAGAACACGCCCTTGTCTTCGAGGTCCTTGCGCACGGAGTGGTATACGACTTCGGAGTTGTGAACGACGAACCCCTCGGCGACGAAGTTGTGATGGCCCTCGACTTCGATGTCGTAGACCGGCTCCACCCCGACTGCGGTAACCGAGTCGATGCGCACGAACCCCAGCATGTCGCTCGTGTGCGTGCGGAAGGTCGTCCCTTTCGCACTGCGATACCCGTGACTGTATATGCGCGCGCCAAGCCGCTCCCGACGCTTCGGGGAGCGACATGGAACTCGATCGAACCGTCCGCTGAGAGAGACTCGGTACGCCGTGGTCGTTTCCTGCGGCCGCCGAACACCACGCCCCGAGAACGCGGTTACGCGCCGCGACCGGATCCCGGACAGTGCCGCGAGTTTCGCCGTGTCTTCCAGAAGGTCCTTGCTGACGCTCGTGAGCACGATGTCCTTGTTCGACGGATGCGCGCGCACGTAGCCGTCGGCGTCCACGTACCCGGCAAGAAACGCAAGACGCTGCGACGCCGGGACACCGAAGACCCAGTCGGGGATTCGCTTTGTATGGGACGTCCCACCAAGGCCGTTAAAGAGAAGGAAATCGGCCAGCACGCCGGTTCCCCGGCCGCAGAGGCGGAATCCATCCTTGGCCATCGACATCTCGATGCCGAACAACTCCCGCGTTACGCGGGTGATCTCGGCGATGAGATCGATGTCCTTGCCGTCCACGGCGATCTCGACGCTCAGGTACCCGCTCCGGTTATGGATGTAGCCGTCCCCAATGTAGAGGCCGGCCCACCAGCACAGGTCGTCGGACGACGCGGCCGGGAAGCGATCCGCTTCGGGCCGGTCCGGGCGGTGGAGTGTTGCCGGGTTCCCATAGTCGGGAACGTCGGTCGCGATCGCGACCAGATCGCCGACGCGCAGATCTTCGGCAGGGACCCAGCGCGACTCGAAACGAGCGCGAACGCGTCCCGGCTTACGGCTGTCACGCAGAACAAGGAAGGGATGATTCGCCGACGCGCCGATCGCAGCGCCGCGGGCACGAATCTCTAGGATCTCCTTCTCGCCGGAGGATCCCGCTGCGCGCACGCGCGCAACCTCGATCCTGCGCGCCTCTTCGTCCAGCGCGAAGACCTCATCTCCGGGCTGCAGTTCCTTGATGAAGCGCATGCCGTTCGTCGTCCACACGGTCGTCGATCCGCGCAAGCACTCGTACTGAGCTGTGACGCCGCCGAGGAACTCGCGCTCGGCTTCGGGGATCCCGAGCTTCACGTAGGTGTTCCTGATGTCTTCGGGGAGGTCGTCCCAGGACTTCACCTGCTCTTCGAGCGGCTTGACGTAGTAGTAGATGTCGTCGAAGTCGATCACCGACAGGTCGGCGCCCCAGGTCGGCATCGGGCGGCGAAGGAAACTCTCGTAGGCCTTGACGCGGATCTTTGTCATCCACTCGGGCTCGTTCTTGCCGCGCGAAATCTCTTCAACGACCTCTAGCGAAAGGCCCTTCTTCGGGACGTTGACCGACGTCGACTCGTCGTGCCAGCCGTATCGGTACGCCTTGCCCAGATCGAGATCTTGGGCCTTCGCCACCATGCCGCTCTCTCCTGATTCCACCCGATCGCCTCGTCAATTCCTATGCTATCAGGCGGAATTAGATTCCACCATCGCCTTAGCGGGCTTTCATGGGCCTGACCTGGGAGTTCTTAACTCCCACCTTCCGACTCGGGAGCCTACCCCACCAGCGACCCAACGTCACACGAGGCGAAGTCTAGCCGGGGATTTGACCCTCGGGAACGCGAGGGAGGCTCGCTTCTTGGATTGCCGGGCACGGGGCCGGCCGTTAGCCTGCCGCCATGGCAGCCGACCAGGACCACGTGCTCGAGACGTTCCTTTCGTTCTGGGTGGCGCGCGGAGTGATGGCAGCCGTCGAAATGGACGTCTTCGAGATTCTGGAGGGCGACGGTCTGAGCTTGGAGGCCGCCGGCGCGCGCCTCGGACTCGCCTCACGCCCGGCACGCGCCCTGCTGGACACCTGCGTGGCCGCGCGCCTGCTCACCAAGTCCGACGGCGTCTACCGAAACACCGAAGCCGCCTCGCGCTATCTGCACAGTGCGAGCGAGCACTCGGTGCGCAACTACGTCCTGGACGAACGGTGGTGCTGGGGGGCTTGGGGCCGCCTGGACGAGGCGCTTCGCGCGGATGCCCCGACGCTTCCCCAAGACGACGACGGTTATCACACCTTCCCCGCCGAGTTCTTCCTCGACTTCCTGCACGGGCACTCACTGCGCATGGGCGAGCAACTTGCGACCGCGGTGGACTTCTCGGGGCTCACGCGCGTGATGGACGTCGGCGGCGGTTCCGGCGCGGTGTCGATCGCGCTTTGCCG from Actinomycetota bacterium encodes the following:
- a CDS encoding non-heme iron oxygenase ferredoxin subunit; this translates as MTRVRVCATGELPPGEVTRVEVDGLPIAVVNLEGTFYALADTCSHEEASLSLGEIDDDCIECPKHGAQFHIPTGEARSLPATKPVATFAIEVADGDVFVEA
- the sufD gene encoding Fe-S cluster assembly protein SufD → MASPPAAANIMSDPFTSEASARLAARTGDPAWLAEVRSAAFSLFSSLPWPDGTEEEWRHTDLSGLDFTSLTTEVAAPTAVGGLDAVPAQAQDALGVVGDRAGLAVHVDAVAVHQSLDPSLAARGVIFTSLARAATEHEELVKAWLGRCGVSGHEAKIVALNSAFRGDGVFVYVPAGVEVAFPIQTLHWLSREGVLVCPRVVVVAEESSSITYIDVYTSAALKDPSVNASAVEIYAAPSANVSYLAVQDLAQSVWHFHVQRAVIDRDASVRSLAVTLGGRMSRSLVESLLDGRGAHSEMLGVYFGDHEQHIDNRSLQAHRAPDTTSELYYKGALKGSSHAVYSGLVHITKGAQKSDAQQTNRNLLLSDGAIADPKPFLEIETNDVRCSHAVSVGRPDDEVLFYLQSRGLSAADAERLYVKGFFQEVLDRVSVPEMRTALERAVEDELALEDSP
- the sufB gene encoding Fe-S cluster assembly protein SufB; amino-acid sequence: MVAKAQDLDLGKAYRYGWHDESTSVNVPKKGLSLEVVEEISRGKNEPEWMTKIRVKAYESFLRRPMPTWGADLSVIDFDDIYYYVKPLEEQVKSWDDLPEDIRNTYVKLGIPEAEREFLGGVTAQYECLRGSTTVWTTNGMRFIKELQPGDEVFALDEEARRIEVARVRAAGSSGEKEILEIRARGAAIGASANHPFLVLRDSRKPGRVRARFESRWVPAEDLRVGDLVAIATDVPDYGNPATLHRPDRPEADRFPAASSDDLCWWAGLYIGDGYIHNRSGYLSVEIAVDGKDIDLIAEITRVTRELFGIEMSMAKDGFRLCGRGTGVLADFLLFNGLGGTSHTKRIPDWVFGVPASQRLAFLAGYVDADGYVRAHPSNKDIVLTSVSKDLLEDTAKLAALSGIRSRRVTAFSGRGVRRPQETTTAYRVSLSGRFDRVPCRSPKRRERLGARIYSHGYRSAKGTTFRTHTSDMLGFVRIDSVTAVGVEPVYDIEVEGHHNFVAEGFVVHNSEVVYHSVRKDLEDKGVFFSDMDTGLREHPDIVRRYFGKIIPPNDNKFAALNTAVWSGGSFIYVPPGVSVEIPLQAYFRINKENMGQFERTLIIVDEGAYVHYVEGCSAPIYSSDSLHSAVVEIVVNKNARCRYTTIQNWSNNVYNLVTKRAVAHENAVMEWVDGNIGSKITMKYPSIYLVGDGARGEVLSVAFAGAGQHQDAGGKIVHAASNTSGQIISKSVSAYGGRTGYRGLVKVDSEADDVKTFVRCDALILDEDSRSDTYPYMEIANRTASIGHEATVSKVGEEQLFYLMSRGINETEAMGMIVNGFIEPITKELPMEYAVELTRLIQMQMEGSVG
- a CDS encoding methyltransferase; amino-acid sequence: MAADQDHVLETFLSFWVARGVMAAVEMDVFEILEGDGLSLEAAGARLGLASRPARALLDTCVAARLLTKSDGVYRNTEAASRYLHSASEHSVRNYVLDERWCWGAWGRLDEALRADAPTLPQDDDGYHTFPAEFFLDFLHGHSLRMGEQLATAVDFSGLTRVMDVGGGSGAVSIALCRANPSLHAVVVDRDEVLRAAAAHIARAGLSQRITTHPANVFSDPLPEDCDGAVIANMLHDFSPTKAREILARVAAALPSGARLVIMEMAPNDDRSDPPIAVAFALTMIVNTEGGDAYTVPEYRTWLEEAGFDVERVVPLGGRIVTTAIEARKR